Part of the Spinacia oleracea cultivar Varoflay chromosome 5, BTI_SOV_V1, whole genome shotgun sequence genome, tagaaataagataacggatatcttcACACAAAGTAGGGGAgcacgcgtgcccgacagcgaatattcgctgtctgggaagcattttcagcacccaggcctgggcgcgagaatttctaacgcccagagctgggcgttgaaaatgcgaaagggggactggtctttaaattcgcggaccgtctccttcctttcccatttccgccattttcgctcaagctcTCCACTTCTCTCTACTGATCTTCGCTCGTTTCtttcacttttcttcacgagttctactccaaatcatTTCCTaaccttcccaatgtaagtaattttcaataatttcgagcttttttgtcaatttaagtattttgtcaagtatttttgtgcatgaaattgatttgggggtttttgattttgtgccccttttctccaattagatagttggaaatgttccacataacatgttaattagtttgtgcatgttaatttttgcaagtatgttgatttttgttgaatttgggcattttcatgctagcccccaagtatacctacgaatctagtattttcttataatgtaggtgttcttggtatattgcttgcgttcctcacaattcatgaatgacaaattatgggagaattttgattttgctggagttaatttttacttagggaatttgGCTAAGTATGAagttagtatcatgttttttttagggaacaaaaattgtatgactccatttcatgagtgaaatgcactctttttagggatcggtatgagtgccgattttgtcaaagatataatgccttgttgtattgttaatcagcatgtctgacgagtcgttaccccctcctggtggccacgaggtgcgtggcatgacgcgtcagtcgactggcccgggtcccctatgggtgggccctgagctttacgatggtcgtgatttacactacgacctagagcaccatgtgacttcccgtcttcacgcgaggagacagactacggttcgcggctatggcgccgcgacgagtgagaccatttttagctatctgagctcggacgcccaaaccttggtgagggcgagctcactgtttccggtggttgagaccttctgggagatactgcggctcaacatctccctgtcctttctgcggtcgttcatgaggtggtggtgggataccaccaacaccttccattttccttggggtgagatgacgatcactcctgaggactacacagctttgacgggtttgacctttacagggaaccccgttcgtctgaggtcggacggCCCATCGCCGACCGTTGcagagggtaccaggctcctgggctcgtggatgggtagtaggttaccttcgtaccagccccgtgggatacctttcactgacctgatgtgggctttggagcacggggtagaggagtcaccttcgagacaggctcggctgttctacctccattttattacttccacttttctgtcgggtccgactgacacctttgacccgaggtggataggcatggtggaggacgtgtctacactgggtgactatcgctggggcgatttgggctatgcgacgcttatcggccagatgagtttgtcggtgcgcgtctcggacccgagtatacgtcactttgtgattacattagcgggagtgccgcgtttgatcgaggtatgtgcctagactttcttttgtttttctcgcttttacccgacctcttttttttaacgttttattatccttttctttttgcagctgtgggcctttgagcacttaccctggctggctccccgaaaggggcagaggcctttggagttccctgccggtcgccgttggggttggaggaagaagctgacagtgcgtttaccgcccgataccgtgtgggatcttatcagggacgggaaccctgagcatgtacagaatcttatcctctatctcgtatttcgtcattcttttcatgtgcgagatctgactgcgttttgtacgaaaacaggtggtttggaccccatggctcccttttaggggtacccatgcatcggtcagggagagttatgccctgagccagatgcgggtcttgttcgttggccgccgggaccctgtctggtacctgggagagcgggtacgtatgcagacggtcggggttttttcgg contains:
- the LOC130461106 gene encoding uncharacterized protein, which codes for MSDESLPPPGGHEVRGMTRQSTGPGPLWVGPELYDGRDLHYDLEHHVTSRLHARRQTTVRGYGAATSETIFSYLSSDAQTLVRASSLFPVVETFWEILRLNISLSFLRSFMRWWWDTTNTFHFPWGEMTITPEDYTALTGLTFTGNPVRLRSDGPSPTVAEGTRLLGSWMGSRLPSYQPRGIPFTDLMWALEHGVEESPSRQARLFYLHFITSTFLSGPTDTFDPRWIGMVEDVSTLGDYRWGDLGYATLIGQMSLSVRVSDPSIRHFVITLAGVPRLIELWAFEHLPWLAPRKGQRPLEFPAGRRWGWRKKLTVRLPPDTVWDLIRDGNPEHVVWTPWLPFRGTHASVRESYALSQMRVLFVGRRDPVWYLGERVRMQTVGVFSVPRPPPATMLSTRSTGESWRVHSRTGVPATELVIEGASYYQFIQDSLRLPEPGAEGPDPLLGGWVLPDARISYTGESGSEIVETFPEDRVFHAPLPEGVEAVPARTANAMVGVINRLKSALVRARSALSCRSPHSTRTATGRAGADDAGPSGGGHGRRERERAQHSPLRHRRSDAGVSSSGERSESERRRRSVSVAREPSPELQSQPHFWGDSGWGPSYHGDWSGWTGEAWRHGADDES